A stretch of the Notamacropus eugenii isolate mMacEug1 chromosome 2, mMacEug1.pri_v2, whole genome shotgun sequence genome encodes the following:
- the LOC140526969 gene encoding transcription initiation factor TFIID subunit 7-like: MTVTKQKMSKNKEDAPHELESQFILRLPPDYASTVRRAIQSGSVNLKDKLTIELHADGHHGIVHVDDAPLAAKVVDLPCITESLKTIDKKTFYKTADICQMLVCSVDGDLYPPPEEPVATTDPKASKKKDKDRERKFIWNHGITLPLKNVRKRRFRKTAKKKYIESPDVEKEVKRLLSTDAEAVSTRWEVIAEDETKEVDNPVSLAGLEISSPGMSHKQGHGSSEHDELREIFNDISSSSEEEDERDPHDDEDISIIDTEEDLERQLQDKLDESDEQRQENEETNQMVLGIQKQTDMMKGKLQETQGRAKRQEDLIIKVENLALKTHLQAVLVELKQQEEREKQQLSSLQEQLESLLEK, from the coding sequence ATGACTgttacaaaacagaaaatgagcaAGAACAAAGAAGATGCTCCCCATGAGTTGGAAAGCCAATTCATATTACGTCTGCCTCCAGATTATGCTTCCACTGTGAGAAGGGCAATACAGTCTGGAAGTGTCAACCTGAAAGATAAATTGACCATTGAACTACATGCAGATGGACATCATGGAATTGTCCATGTGGACGATGCCCCATTAGCTGCTAAGGTAGTTGACCTGCCCTGCATTACTGAATCCTTGAAAACTATAGataaaaaaaccttttataaGACAGCAGATATCTGCCAGATGCTTGTGTGCAGTGTGGATGGGGATCTTTACCCGCCTCCAGAAGAACCAGTTGCCACCACTGATCCaaaagcaagcaagaaaaaagataagGACCGGGAGAGGAAATTCATCTGGAACCATGGTATCACTCTGCCTCTGAAGAATGTCAGAAAGAGGAGGTTCCGTAAGACAGCCAAAAAGAAGTACATTGAATCACCAGATgtggaaaaagaagtaaagaggCTTCTCAGTACAGATGCAGAAGCTGTCAGTACCCGATGGGAGGTGATTGCAGAAGATGAAACAAAGGAAGTGGACAACCCAGTTTCCCTAGCAGGCCTAGAAATTTCATCTCCAGGAATGAGTCATAAGCAGGGCCATGGCTCCTCAGAACATGATGAGCTTCGGGAGATATTTAATGATATTAGCAGCAGtagtgaagaggaagatgaaagagaTCCTCATGATGATGAAGATATAAGCATCATTGACACTGAGGAAGACCTAGAGAGGCAACTACAAGACAAGCTTGATGAATCTGATGAACAGCgccaagaaaatgaggaaacaaatcaGATGGTCCTGGGAATTCAGAAGCAGACTGATATGATGAAAGGTAAACTCCAAGAAACTCAAGGAAGAGCAAAAAGACAGGAAGATCTTATCATCAAAGTAGAAAATCTGGCACTCAAGACCCATCTACAGGCTGTGCTGGTTGAGCTCAAAcagcaggaagaaagagagaaacaacagCTCAGTTCCTTGCAGGAACAGCTAGAATCACTCCTGGAGAAATAA
- the LOC140526970 gene encoding utrophin-like, with protein sequence MRARGLASSELGEPKLAELNRNFEKVSQHIKSAKMLIDQELFSKTISVKSQPVEAAMHSVDLDKLEHDLKTLVKAVEKPSDEDEKLDEEKAQIEEVLQRGEEMLQHPMEENRREEIRLQLLLLRTRLNNVKA encoded by the exons ATGAGGGCCCGGGGCTTGGCAAGCAGTGAGCTGGGGGAGCCTAAGTTAGCTGAATTAAATAGGAACTTTGAAAAAGTGTCACAACACATCAAAAGTGCTAAA ATGTTGATCGACCAAGAGCTTTTCTCAAAGACAATTTCTGTGAAATCACAACCTGTTGAGGCTGCTATGCATTCAGTGGACCTAGACAAACTAGAGCATGATTTAAAAACTTTGGTGAAGGCTGTAGAAAAGCCCAGTGATGAAGATGAAAAG tTGGATGAGGAGAAGGCCCAGATTGAGGAAGTTctgcagagaggagaagagatgtTACAGCACCCGATGGAGGAaaacaggagagaagagataCGCTTACAGTTACTACTTCTGAGGACGAGACTTAACAATGTCAAGGCATAA